In Brassica rapa cultivar Chiifu-401-42 chromosome A06, CAAS_Brap_v3.01, whole genome shotgun sequence, a single window of DNA contains:
- the LOC103873838 gene encoding uncharacterized protein LOC103873838, whose product MEEEIGGREDRWKGSLENITEMASNLDSLQKLLLKKAVFVEEDTFARASLVSEQGRAIKVLEQRVQTLERELDAAITAAAHARSEKRHAESSQKAAESRAQEVTKELENTTKVFKLHMEELRGMQEQISKRDNEIKLLESIIQTLGGKERLGKSGVSG is encoded by the exons ATGGAGGAGGAGATCGGAGGGAGGGAGGATAGATGGAAGGGATCGTTAGAGAACATAACGGAGATGGCTTCGAATCTCGATTCTCTACAGAAGCTTCTCCTCAAGAAAGCTGTCTTCGTTGAAGAAGACACTTTCGCTAGAGCTTCTCTAGTCTCCGAACAAGGTCGAGCAATCAAG GTACTTGAGCAAAGGGTACAAACACTAGAAAGAGAACTAGATGCTGCCATTACAGCTGCTGCTCATGCTCGGTCTGAGAAACGCCACGCTGAGTCTTCTCAAAAAGCTGCTGAGTCACGTGCGCAAGAGGTTACAAAAGAGCTTGAAAACACCACAA AGGTTTTCAAGCTGCATATGGAAGAGCTCCGAGGTATGCAAGAACAGATATCCAAACGCGATAACGAGATTAAGCTCTTGGAATCTATAATCCAAACGCTCGGCGGGAAAGAGCGGTTGGGAAAAAGCGGTGTGAGTGGATG